GGATTTGGATCTTTTTTCTACAAAGACACTTGGCACATTGTGGAGAATGATGTGGTGATTGCAGTTTTGGATGTGCTAAATAATGGAAAATTTCTAAAGGAGCTTAATCATACTGTTATAACTATTATCCCTAAGACTAAATACCCTCAGAATGTGAGTGATTACAGACCAATTTCTTGCTGTAATACATTATATAAGTGTATTACAAAGGTGATTTGTGGGAGGTTGAGGTATATCCTGCCTGATTTGATCTTAGAGAACCAAGGGGGGTTTGTGCATGGTAGATATATTGTCCATAACATAATGGTTGTGCAGGATTTAGTTAAACACTACGGAAGGAAGAATGTCAAACTAAGATGTTTACTAAAGGTGGATATGCAGAAGGCATATGATACTGTTAACTGGAGTTTTCTTCAGGAAATGTTGGTGCGGATGGGGTTTCCTCAAAAGTTTGTTCATCTGGTAATGGTGTATGTTACTACCCCTAAATTTTCCTTAATGATCAATGGTTCTATGCATGGCTTTTTCAAATCCAGTAGGGGGTTGAGACAGGGTGATCCTATGTCACCTTTGCTGTTTGTCATTTGTATGGAGTATTTATCCAGAATACTTCATAAAATGAGCAGAATGGAACAATTCCATTTTCACCCAAGATGCAAAGAAATCAGACTTACTCATCTGTGTTTTGCATATGACTTGATCTTATGTTGCAAAGGAGATTATCCTTCTATGTATCTCTTGCTGCAAGCTTTTAAGCTGTTTTCTGATTCCTCTGGTTTGGTTGCCAATAAGCAGAAATCCTCAATTTTTTGTCATGGCATGCAGGACAGGGATGTAACTAGAATGGTGGAAGCTTCTGGTTTTGCAAGGAGTTCCTTGCCATTCAAATACCTTGGTGTTCCCATTTGTTCCAAAAGAATCACAGCTGCTCAATGTGGTGTGTTAGTAGACAAGATGACAGCAAGAATTAAAGTGTGGAGCACTAGGAATTTGTCCTATTTAGCTAGAGTTCAGTTGATCAATTCTGTTCTTCTTAGCCTGCACATGTATTGGGCTCAGATTTATATCCTTCCTAAGAATGTGTTGCAGGATATTACTAGAATATGTAGAGCCTTCTTGTGGAGTGGCCAAGCTTACAGCAGCAAACCAAGTAATATAGCCTGGGAAAGTGTATGTTGTGACAAGCAAGCTGGTGGTTTGGGCTTCAGGAATGTTATACTGTGGAATACTGCTAGCATGGGAAAGTATGTGTGGGCAGTGGCTATTAAACAAGATAATGTTTGGATCAAGTGGATCAATTCTGTCTATATTCAGAATAGAGATTGGTGGGAGTATCAACCTAAAGCTTTTGCAAGTTGGTACTAGAGGAGAATATGTGCTACTAAAGAACTGCTGAAGCAAGTTTATACTAAGGCAGAAATGTGTAGTATGAGTGTTTATTCAGTTAAGCAGGTGTATCAGAAGCTTGCAGGAAGCAACCCTGCAGTGCATTGGGATAAACTGGTTTGGAATAGGCTTAGTCTTGCTAAGCgcaggttcatttgttggttaGCTGTGCAGAAAAGGCTCCATACTACTGCAGTCCTGGCAAGGATTGGTATTAGTTCTTCTGCTGCTTGCTTGTTGTGTGCGCAGTCTGATGAAGATcataaccatttgttttttaattgTCAGTATAGCAAAGAGTGTCTGGAAAAGCTTACAAGATGGTTTGGGATTCAGATTCAGGGTACTAATTTGCTGAATGTTGTTAACAGTCCCAGTCACAGAAGATACACTAAATTCAGGAGAATGGTGTATTATGCTGGTGTTTCTGCTCTGGTCTACCTGATTTGGAGAAGTAGAAATAGTAGCTATTGGAATCAGTTAGTGTTTACTACTCCGAATGTAATAGCTAGTTTAAAACAGATTGTAAGAAGTAGAATCTTAGTGGTTATGCCTAAGAAAGTAAGTAGGAATGATCATAGGTGGTTTGTAGAGCTGTGAGGGATGTGCCTCTGGTGTAGCTTGTGCTAGCTCATGTTGAGGGGggccaacctagttggttcgtCTCTCTTGAGTTAGGTTGGTGTATGTTTGGTTGATGGATTaattgttgtgggcaaaattactgCACCATCATGTACCAATAAGGATGTGACAcgtggcacgtattgcgccccgtAGGCAAAAACCATACGATGTCTATTACGTAGAATAAGTATCAGTCCATGTATCTCTTAagtatatgtatttgtatttatgTACGTATAATTACATGTATTGTATCTATACCTAATGGGCATATAAAGCAAGTACCCTATGCCCATTTATGCCAAAAAGGCCAGAAAACTGTAAAAGGGAAGGACatgtgtcctcctcccatagcTTAGCCAATCAGGTGAAGAGAATGTTAGGTTATTCCTACAATAACCTAGTACTACAAATAGCCCcatttccctagaaaaagggggtcataatcaatacaatcaaaaacaattactgctctgccttctctctactttctctctctaaaattagaTTCTTGCTTAAACATTAACTATCGCAAACCTCCAAGTCTAAATctcccggaaaaaccccactacatttggcgccgtctgtggggaggtacggtagtaTGGAAGGGCAACAACAGGAGAACGATGTTGGGCGGCCTCTACGGGTGGAGCGGCCACCGCTGGAAAGGGAAACGCTGACCGAGCAGCAGTATACGCCGGCTCCGAGAATCTCTGGAGAAGCCACCCGGATTTTTTCAGCAGGGCACACACCTCGTCATGCCGCCGAGGTGGAAGTGCTCAGTGAGGAGGACGAGCATGCGAACTGCACTCCCCCTGGTGGGCATCTAAATCCCCAAGCGGATACAGTAATGGAGGAGAATCCAGACCTGCCTGTGTCTGTGGGCGCCCTTCGAGCCATTTTAGTCGAGTTCCAAGCTGATAAGGGAAAGACAATCAACGCTGAGGTGCAGAAGAGCATGATGATTTACACCTCCACTGCAGCTGCCAATCATGAGAGACCGGCGGATACCAAGCCGTCCTTGTCCCTGCGGCCTCCCAACGTCTAGACCAGGCAGACAGGCGGGGATGTAAGGAGTCGGCTGCCAACAAATCAGGCCTTCTCTTACTTACCGCGCCGACTACCTCAACGGCTGGTCGGCGAAACGTctcgaggacgtgagcagccacacCCAGAGCAGGTGCCTGAttctgagtctgaactttctgataccgggtcaacccccgtcatgccggatagacctctccctcaccCAACTTACACGCACTTGAGCCAAGCGCGCCCAGGGGCCACTCGTCCAACTCTTCAAACTCGCCGACGTGAGTCTTCTTGGCGGGAACCGTACTCAAGGCGTCAGgatcctgtgtatcacattcaggagggtgtgtccaacatggccctggGACActccaccccttttgcagataacatcatgagagccccgagggagCACAAAGttaagccgcccaacattgatgcctATGATGGGACCACAGACCCAGACATGCATCTCATAGtctaccggcatcacatgtatgttcaaggaacaactgacttaacttggtgtaagtattttccaggtacactcaaaggagtagcatctAAGTGGTTTGAGAGGCTTCCAGCTGGAACaattcgctctttttcggagctcgagttATTGTTTTCTACCCGGTTCATGGAtcacaaggaagaaaagaagacgagcatgcatttgagtagaattcagcaagggaaagacaagtctctgaggagctatgtgaagagattcaatttAGAGGCTGGGCAAATTCCAGATTTTCCGGATGGTGTTGCATTTGATAACTTCATTAGAGGGCTTAAGAAGGGCTCCTTCatgtttgatctggtaaagaaaagcgtctgAACCATGGCAGAAGTGCTAGAcgaggccgaggccttcatccACGCAACAGAAATTTTCAGTGTCCCAAAAGATCCCAGGGGAAGTGATATGGCTGAGCCGGCggcaaaaaaggaaaaatttgagaagaagagtcggcctaacgggacgtgggctattgcaaaagagtcagaGAGGGCTCCCGGGGCGGCAGGCCAAAAGAGATCCAGAACTTATGACCGGGAgcgatttgagtataacacagacatgtacacaattctgatggacgttGGGTCCAAGTATGAGATTGaccgtccatttcccatgaagtcgccaccaAGCTGTACTGTCACTTCcatagtgacattggacatgacaCCAAAGAATGTAAGAGCCGCTAATGGATTCCtaaagagttatatcagcaggaacacgagaggttctggcaaaccgttctacaaaaagaacaaatcaCCTCCCTCGGAAGAGGATGGGAACCGTACTGACCCGGAGTGTgtggcagtcatctcaggaggattggccgccggtgGTCCGACCATGAGGGGTCAGAAAGATTATGCCAAGCGGctggggcaagtgatgctgtcaGGCAAGGCCACAGCCGACCCATTTCCAAAGGtagaaatcggcgaggccgaccgtgggaaaatagccaccccgcatgacgatccgtTGGTGATTGAGTTAAAGGTTGCTAATCTAAGGGTTAGGCGTATCTTGGTTGATACATGAAGTTCGTcagacataattagtctagagtgcttgaaccggctgcaacatgatt
This Spinacia oleracea cultivar Varoflay chromosome 6, BTI_SOV_V1, whole genome shotgun sequence DNA region includes the following protein-coding sequences:
- the LOC110785930 gene encoding uncharacterized protein is translated as MCSMSVYSVKQVYQKLAGSNPAVHWDKLVWNRLSLAKRRFICWLAVQKRLHTTAVLARIGISSSAACLLCAQSDEDHNHLFFNCQYSKECLEKLTRWFGIQIQGTNLLNVVNSPSHRRYTKFRRMVYYAGVSALVYLIWRSRNSSYWNQLVFTTPNVIASLKQIVRSRILVVMPKKVSRNDHRWFVEL